In Leptolyngbya sp. KIOST-1, one DNA window encodes the following:
- a CDS encoding glycosyltransferase family 2 protein translates to MNVSWSALFTAALAMVPLLLLVTSAFFALECLSALLRRIPESTPASLAADRSLAVLVPAHNEAGGIGATLATITPQLRPSDRLVVIADNCTDSTAAEARQAGATVIERQDFTRRGKGYALDFGLRHLADNAPDLVVFVDADCTLHPGALAALASQAQRTNRPVQAVYLMEKPANPGLKDGISAFAFKVKNWVRPLGLYGLGRPCLLTGTGIAMPWAAATSVSVASGHIVEDMKLGLDLALVGYAPQFCQGAWVTSRLPSGDGAATTQRTRWEHGHLQIFTEYVPRLLGQAVRQGRLDLLALALELSVLPITLQVMAVVAIALLSLGLALAGLSGLPAALALAALVCLVTGIGLAWVGYGRSDLSLRDILAVPAYVLGKFSIFSRFLTKPEQTWIRTERDG, encoded by the coding sequence ATGAATGTAAGTTGGAGTGCGTTGTTTACCGCAGCCCTGGCTATGGTGCCGCTGCTGTTGCTGGTGACCTCGGCCTTTTTCGCCCTGGAATGCCTGTCGGCCCTGCTCAGGCGGATTCCCGAATCGACCCCGGCTTCCCTGGCGGCCGATCGCTCCCTGGCGGTGTTGGTACCCGCCCACAACGAGGCGGGCGGCATTGGGGCAACGCTGGCTACCATTACCCCCCAGCTGCGGCCGAGCGATCGCCTGGTGGTGATCGCCGACAACTGCACCGACAGTACCGCCGCCGAGGCCCGTCAGGCTGGAGCCACCGTGATCGAGCGTCAGGACTTTACCCGGCGCGGCAAGGGCTATGCCCTCGACTTTGGCCTTCGCCACCTGGCTGACAACGCCCCCGACCTGGTGGTTTTTGTCGATGCCGACTGCACCCTGCATCCCGGTGCTCTGGCTGCCTTAGCCAGTCAGGCCCAGCGCACCAACCGCCCTGTCCAGGCGGTTTACCTGATGGAAAAGCCCGCTAATCCGGGGCTGAAGGATGGCATTTCGGCCTTTGCCTTTAAGGTTAAAAACTGGGTGCGCCCCCTGGGGCTGTACGGACTGGGGCGGCCCTGCCTGCTGACGGGCACCGGCATCGCTATGCCCTGGGCAGCGGCAACTTCCGTGAGCGTTGCCAGCGGCCACATCGTCGAAGACATGAAGCTGGGGCTGGATCTGGCCCTGGTGGGCTATGCGCCTCAGTTCTGTCAGGGGGCATGGGTGACCAGCCGCTTGCCCAGCGGCGACGGGGCCGCCACCACCCAGCGCACCCGCTGGGAGCACGGCCATCTGCAAATCTTTACCGAGTACGTGCCCAGGCTGCTGGGTCAGGCGGTCCGGCAAGGGCGTTTAGACCTGCTGGCCCTGGCTCTGGAGCTGTCGGTGCTGCCGATTACGCTACAGGTGATGGCGGTGGTCGCGATCGCCCTTCTGAGCCTTGGGCTGGCCCTGGCTGGCCTCAGCGGGCTGCCCGCCGCCCTGGCCCTGGCGGCCCTGGTCTGCCTGGTGACCGGCATCGGCCTGGCCTGGGTGGGCTACGGCCGCAGCGACCTGTCCCTGCGAGACATCCTGGCGGTGCCCGCCTACGTGCTGGGCAAGTTCTCGATCTTCTCCAGGTTTTTGACCAAGCCGGAACAAACCTGGATCCGCACCGAGCGCGACGGCTGA
- a CDS encoding HAD-IIB family hydrolase, whose product MACIVFTDLDGTLLNGETYAYEAALPTLAKLTALGIPVVPVTSKTRQEVAQLRQDVGLYDPFVVENGSAVYIPTDQTRFALPPGDDIDGYRVLQLGCNYVTARAGLKAIAQDLGRPLKGFGDWSVDQVVQLTGLSPQEAKQAKAREFTEPFMTPKNVPSDQLREAVEAMGFQVVIGDRFSHLIGAEAGKGKAVHRLVQLFQAQNPDAQTIATIGLGNSPNDLDMLDNVDYPIVLPSAHGPHPQLADRGWPVAPAPAPEGWAMAVEHALTQIAA is encoded by the coding sequence ATGGCCTGTATTGTGTTCACCGATCTCGACGGTACCCTCCTCAACGGCGAAACCTACGCCTACGAGGCAGCCCTGCCGACCCTGGCCAAACTCACCGCCCTGGGCATTCCGGTGGTGCCCGTGACCAGCAAAACCCGGCAGGAGGTGGCCCAGCTGCGTCAGGACGTGGGCCTGTACGACCCGTTTGTGGTCGAGAACGGCAGTGCCGTCTACATTCCCACCGACCAGACTCGCTTTGCCCTGCCTCCGGGCGACGACATTGACGGTTACCGGGTGCTACAGCTGGGCTGTAACTACGTCACCGCCCGGGCCGGGCTGAAGGCGATCGCCCAGGATCTGGGCCGTCCCCTGAAGGGCTTTGGCGACTGGAGCGTCGATCAGGTGGTTCAGCTCACCGGGCTATCGCCACAGGAGGCGAAACAGGCCAAGGCCAGAGAGTTCACTGAGCCCTTCATGACCCCCAAAAACGTGCCCTCCGATCAGCTGCGGGAGGCCGTGGAGGCGATGGGTTTCCAGGTCGTGATTGGCGATCGCTTTTCCCACCTGATTGGGGCCGAAGCGGGCAAGGGCAAAGCCGTACACCGGCTGGTGCAGCTCTTTCAGGCCCAAAATCCTGACGCTCAGACCATTGCCACCATCGGCCTGGGCAACAGCCCCAACGACCTCGATATGCTCGACAACGTTGACTACCCAATCGTGCTGCCCAGCGCCCACGGCCCCCACCCCCAGTTGGCCGACCGGGGCTGGCCCGTTGCCCCCGCCCCCGCCCCGGAGGGGTGGGCGATGGCGGTGGAGCATGCCCTGACCCAGATTGCGGCCTAG